A DNA window from Jaculus jaculus isolate mJacJac1 chromosome 1, mJacJac1.mat.Y.cur, whole genome shotgun sequence contains the following coding sequences:
- the Anxa1 gene encoding annexin A1, with amino-acid sequence MAMVSEFLKQAWFIDNQEQEYVQSVKSSKGGPGSAVSPYPSFNPSSDVEALHKAITVKGVDEATIIDILTKRNNAQRQQIKAAYLQEKGKPLDEALKKALTGHLEEVVLALLKSPAQFDADELRAAMKGLGTDEDTLIEILVSRTNKEIREINRVYSEELKRDLAKDITSDTSGDFRKALLSLAKGDRSENYSVNEDLADTDARALYEAGERRKGTDVNVFNTILTTRSYPHLRRVFQKYTKYSQHDMNKVLDLEMKGDIEKCLTAIVKCATSTPCFFAEKLHQAMKGAGTRHKALIRIMVSRSEIDMNEIKVFYQKLYNISLCQAILDETKGDYEKILVALCGGN; translated from the exons atggcaatggtatcagaATTCCTCAAGCAGGCCTGGTTCATTGACAATCAAGAACAGGAATATGTT CAATCTGTGAAATCATCTAAAGGTGGCCCTGGGTCAGCAGTGAGCCCCTATCCCAGCTTCAATCCATCCTCAGATGTTGAAGCTTTGCACAAAGCTATAACAGTCAAAG GTGTGGATGAAGCAACCATCATTGATATTTTAACCAAGAGAAACAATGCCCAGCGTCAGCAGATCAAGGCTGCATACCTCCAGGAGAAAGGCAAG CCCCTGGATGAAGCTCTGAAAAAAGCCCTTACAGGTCACTTGGAGGAAGTTGTTTTAGCTCTGCTAAAATCTCCAGCTCAGTTTGACGCAGATGAACTGCGTGCTGCCATGAAG GGACTTGGAACTGATGAAGATACTCTGATTGAGATTCTTGTGTcaagaacaaacaaagaaatcagagaaattaACAGAGTTTACAGTGAGG AGCTGAAGAGAGATCTGGCTAAAGACATCACTTCAGACACCTCTGGAGACTTCCGGAAGGCTTTGCTTTCTCTTGCTAAG ggtGACCGAAGTGAGAATTATAGTGTGAATGAGGATTTGGCTGATACAGATGCCAGG GCCCTATAtgaggcaggagaaagaagaaaggggacaGATGTGAATGTGTTCAATACAATTCTGACCACTAGAAGTTACCCTCATCTGCGCAGAG TGTTTCAGAAATATACCAAGTATAGTCAACATGATATGAACAAAGTTCTGGACCTGGAGATGAAAGGTGATATTGAGAAATGCCTCACAGCCATTG TGAAGTGTGCTACCAGCACCCCCTGTTTCTTTGCAGAGAAACTTCATCAGGCCATGAAG GGAGCTGGGACTCGTCATAAAGCATTGATCAGGATCATGGTCTCCCGTTCTGAAATCGACATGAATGAAATCAAAGTATTTTACCAGAAGTTATATAATATCTCTCTTTGTCAAGCCATTCTG GATGAAACCAAGGGAGACTATGAAAAAATCCTGGTGGCTCTCTGTGGTGGAAACTAG